One Klebsiella electrica genomic window, AATTAGCGGTGAATCCACAGCCGACGCCAGCGATTGCCGCCAGTAATCCCGCGACCGGGTGGCGACCGACGGCGAGAAACATTAGCGCGCCTAACGGCGGCATAATCACCAGGGCGGCGTCGGATGAGATATGGCTAAAAAAGGCGATAAACAGCACCATATAGCTGGCGTAGCGCGCGCTGACGTGCGAGGCCATTTTGACCATCAGCGCCGGCAGCAGGCCTACCCGTTCGGCAAGCCCGGCGCCGAGCACCAGCGCCAGAATCGCCCCCAGCGGCGCAAACCCGCTGAAGTTCTTGATGACGTTCGGCAGAAACCAGTGCAGCCCTTCGATGCTGAGCAGATTTTTGACTACCACGGTGGAGCCGTCGGTTGGGTTGGTAACCCCCACGCCAAAGGCAGATAGCGCGGCGGTGGCTACCGCCAGCGCCACGATCAGGTAAATAAACAGCAAAAAAGGGTGCGGAACCTTATTGCCGATCTTTTCAACCCAGCTGTACAGCTTCCCGTTGGGGGAAGGCGACGGTATGGATGACATACTCATGGGCATTCCTCAGTCGTTGTTGTGTTAGTTGTGATGTTTGTTGTGTGAGTGGTTTTTTATTTTAAAGGTGACGGTGTCACGTCTTGCGGGATCGGGCAATGATATGGCCGTTCCGCCAGCTGTTGCGCCAGTTCTTGTTGACTGGCTTGTAGCAGCGCGCTGTCGGTGAGCAGGCGGCAAGCCGTGGCCCCGAGCACTTTTCCGGCCAGCAGCATGCCTTTATGGGCAATAGCGGTACGGCCCTGGCTCACCAGCTGCCAGGTATGTAGCGGTGTGCCGACGGCAAAACAGGGGCTAAAACATTGGGCGACCGGCGTTTTCCAGCTGACGTCGCCCACATCGGTTGACCCAGCGAGGAGGTTATCCGTCACCGCCCAGGGCGCGACTTCATCGATCAGCACCGTTTCCCGGTGGCGACGGGCGAAGCGTTTTCCCTCTTCACCGCCGGTGGCGGCGATATTTTTCAGGCTGTTGTTGAGGTCGTTCGCGCTTAAGGTTGCACGAATTTCGTCGGCAAACGCGCGATCCTCCTCGCTCCATGACGGTGTGCCGTAGTGGCAAACGGCCTCATACATCGCCGCCTCCAGCGTGCGGTTCGGTAAATAGCTGGAGCAGGCTTTCTCGAAACGACAGGCGACCGATGTTTCCGTCATCAGCGCCGCGCCCTGGGCGATTTTCTCGATGCGGGCATAGATTTGCTGCGCATCCGCCATCTCCGGCGCGCGGATTAAATAGAGCACTTCCGCCTGAGCCTGGACCACGTTGGGGGAAATGCCGCCGCTGTCGGTAATGGCATAGTGGACACGCGCTTTCTCAATAATGTGTTCATTGAGGAAGTTGCTGCCGGTGGTCATCAGCGTGACGGCATCCAGCGCGCTGCGGCCCAGATGCGGCGAGTTGGCGGCGTGGGCGGCGGTGCCGCTGAAACGCCAGGCGGCCTGAATGTTGGCCAGCGTGCTGGTGCTGAACATCCCGGCGTAGGCTTCCGGGTGCCAGGTTAGCGCGGCGTCCACATCGTCAAACAATCCTTCGCGTACCATAAATGTTTTGCCGGAACCCCCTTCTTCCCCGGGACAGCCGTAGAAACGAATCGTCCCGCAACCACCGTGCTGCACCAGCCAGCTCTTACAGGCGATGGCGGCTGCCAGCGCCGCGGTGCCCAGCAGATTGTGGCCACAGCCGTGGCCGTTCGCTCCTGGCGTCGCGGCAGCAGGATGCGCACAGTGCGCCTGCTGACTGAGCCCGGCCAGCGCATCATATTCACCCAGCAGGGCAATCACCGGCTCTCCGCTGCCGTAGCTGGCGACAAAAGCGTTCGGGATCCCGCCGGCCTCACGGCAGACCTGAAAACCTTCGGCTTCAAGGGCGACGGCCAGCCGTTGGGCTCACCAGAACTCCTCAAAGCGCGTTTCCGGATGGTCCCAGATGGCATCGGCGATGGCGGTCAACTCCCCGGCGCGGGCGGTAATCGCCTCATCAACATAGCGGTAGAGGGCCTCCATTACACACCTCGCTGCCAGGGGAAATTGAGCGCGGCGAGGGCCAGGGTTTCCACGGCGATGGCCATCACGTTCTCATCAAAATCGAATCGTTCGTTGTGGTGGCCGGCGCTGAGTTCCGTGCCAAAAACCATATATGAGGCCAGACCATGATGTTGTTGCACCCGGGCCATCATCAGGGTGGCATCCTCGGAGCCGGCAGGGGCGGCAATACGGTCGATAGCCTGTTCCACGCCGGGAACCCCGGCCGCCTGCTCACGCAGATAGTTTACCCATGCCGGGGACGGAGCGCTGGAGGTCGCTGCGCCCATCAGACGTACCTCGACGCGGGCACCGTACATCGCGGCCGCGCCCTGGATAACCTCCTGCGCGCGGTCATACACATAGCGGTTGATCTCTTCCGTTTCACCGCGGGTTTCCACCTTCAGTAGCGCGCCGGATGGCACAACGTTCCGTCCGGTTCCCGCCTGCATGACCCCGACGTTGACCCGCGACGCGCCAGCGCTATGCGGCGCGATGGCGTGCAGACCAATCGCCGCCTGCGCCGCGGCGAGCAGCGCATTACGCCCGTCTTCCGGTTTACCTCCGGCGTGAGCCGCGACCCCGGTGAATACCACGTCGAATTTGGTGGTCGCCATAAAATTATCGCTGCCGCACACCACGGTACCGGCCGGTACGCCGGTTCCGATATGGATAGCGGTAAAGTAATCGACATCATCCACCACCCCAGCGGCGACCATCGCCCGCGCGCCGCGGGTACCTTCCTCCGCAGGCTGGAAAATCAGCTTGATGACGCCGTGCAGTCGATCGGCATACTGTTTCAGAACATGGGCCAGGCCAAGGCCGATGGCCGTATGACCATCATGCCCGCAGGCGTGCATCATCCCTGGGTTACAGGAGGCAAAGTCCTCGCGAAACGGACGGTGCTGGCCGTCGCTATGTTCATGCAGATCGAGGGCATCCATATCGACGCGAAAGGCCAGCGTGGGGCCGGGACGCCCGCTATCAAGCGTGGCGACGATACCGGTGAAGCCGCCTTCAAACTCACTCAGCCACGGTTCCGGCGCGCCTTGCTCGCGGGCGCGCTGAAAAGCGTTGGCCAGGGTACTTTCATCCGGTAACCCCATCCGGCTATCGGCATCGATTACGTCGCGACCCAGCGTCAGGTCGTAGCCCAACTGATGCAACTGTTCTGCAACTTTACTGGCGGTGCGGAACTCGACCCAGCCGGACTCGGCATGATGGTGTAAATCGCGCCGCCATTGCGTCATCTCTGGCAGCAGTTGATGGATGTATTCATTGAGTAGCGGCATAACCTGTCCTGTCATATGTAAAATGTGATAAGGCTCACGATGTGATAGCTTTTGCTTATCGCTGGTGGCTTTTTCATCAGTGCATTGTTACGTTGCCACAACACTTTGCATTACAGTAGATGCCATTTTCTTCTGTTTGATAAACAATGGTTATCACTACGGCGATGTCTTTTCAGATTAAATTTCACCAAATTCGCGCCTTCGTTGAAGTGGCGCGTCAGGGCAGTATTCGCGGCGCCAGCCGGACGCTGGCGTTATCGCAGCCGGCCTTGACCAAGGCCATTAAAGAGCTGGAAGAGGGGCTGTCCGCCCAGTTGTTCGTGCGCCGCAGCCAGGGGGTATCGTTAACCGAAAATGGCGAAAGTTTTTATCAGCACGCCAGTTTGATTCTTGAGGAGCTGCGGGCGGCGCAGGAGGATCTGCTGCAGCGCCAGGGGGCGTTGACCGGGCAGATCAATATTGGCCTCGGCGCCAGCGTGGCGCGCTCGCTGATGCCCTCGGTGATTTGTCGTTTTCATCAGCAGCACCCGCTGGT contains:
- a CDS encoding M20 family metallo-hydrolase; amino-acid sequence: MPLLNEYIHQLLPEMTQWRRDLHHHAESGWVEFRTASKVAEQLHQLGYDLTLGRDVIDADSRMGLPDESTLANAFQRAREQGAPEPWLSEFEGGFTGIVATLDSGRPGPTLAFRVDMDALDLHEHSDGQHRPFREDFASCNPGMMHACGHDGHTAIGLGLAHVLKQYADRLHGVIKLIFQPAEEGTRGARAMVAAGVVDDVDYFTAIHIGTGVPAGTVVCGSDNFMATTKFDVVFTGVAAHAGGKPEDGRNALLAAAQAAIGLHAIAPHSAGASRVNVGVMQAGTGRNVVPSGALLKVETRGETEEINRYVYDRAQEVIQGAAAMYGARVEVRLMGAATSSAPSPAWVNYLREQAAGVPGVEQAIDRIAAPAGSEDATLMMARVQQHHGLASYMVFGTELSAGHHNERFDFDENVMAIAVETLALAALNFPWQRGV